In a genomic window of Deltaproteobacteria bacterium:
- a CDS encoding KOW motif-containing protein, giving the protein MVAQRFLEEKGIGSYLPRVIQWPRPVVGSEIGPMFPSYLFVCALLPDEFARVMWTPGVKAFVSFGGWPSALGAEVVDYLRSQEAPDGLIRCGQGLAQKNEVRIVAGPFRGLTAIVEQRLPARERVRVLMDILQRQTPVELPEKWVRLA; this is encoded by the coding sequence ATGGTGGCGCAGCGGTTCCTGGAGGAAAAGGGCATTGGCAGTTACCTGCCGCGCGTCATCCAATGGCCGCGTCCGGTAGTCGGCAGCGAAATCGGCCCGATGTTTCCAAGCTACCTGTTCGTTTGCGCTCTCTTGCCGGACGAGTTTGCGCGCGTCATGTGGACTCCGGGCGTGAAAGCCTTCGTTAGCTTCGGCGGCTGGCCGTCGGCGCTCGGTGCCGAGGTCGTCGATTACCTGCGCAGCCAAGAGGCGCCCGACGGCTTGATTCGCTGCGGGCAAGGCCTGGCGCAGAAGAACGAAGTGCGGATCGTCGCCGGCCCGTTTCGGGGCCTGACCGCGATCGTCGAACAACGCCTGCCCGCGCGCGAGCGTGTGCGCGTACTGATGGATATCCTGCAACGGCAAACGCCGGTGGAACTGCCGGAGAAATGGGTGCGGTTGGCCTGA
- a CDS encoding sugar transferase, producing the protein MTSRRAFLLVVLELADLFVICASFVVAVAATMEEPHVEGWLPILEMRVKLQNLFFLLAYLGFCHLALRSRGLYRSHRLSSPSQLLSDLAAGVLIAICPLVLLGPLLHFQFVTNLFLAGFTAMAFIGLSLERTVVREVARRIRRRGRNLRDIIIIGAGDDACDLMAKLAHHQDLGYHVVEVIETSPALAGNGAGKGGNGATGSGAGQPVDPVIARVEALLARGPIDEIFVALPLDTSQPLVARLLSICDEEGITVRVMAHLASLYWARAVPDELEGQPVLTIYTGPQESLALLVKRSIDIVVALVTLLAFAPMFALVALAIRLESGGPVFFAQERVGLNRRRFRAYKFRTMVVDAESMQAQLESLNEAEGPVFKIKNDPRITGLGRWLRRLSIDELPQLINVVRGEMSLVGPRPLPVRDVSRIDVRWHKRRFSVKPGITCLWQVNGRRPQFDEWARLDMQYIDNWSLGLDFKILLKTIPAVLSRQGAH; encoded by the coding sequence ATGACTTCGCGCCGCGCATTCTTGCTGGTAGTGCTCGAGCTCGCGGACTTGTTCGTGATCTGCGCGAGCTTCGTGGTGGCGGTGGCCGCCACCATGGAAGAGCCCCACGTCGAGGGCTGGCTGCCGATCCTCGAAATGCGCGTCAAGCTACAGAATCTCTTCTTCCTTCTCGCTTATCTGGGCTTCTGCCACCTGGCGCTGCGCAGCCGCGGCCTCTACCGTTCGCACCGGCTGTCGTCCCCCAGCCAACTGCTGAGCGACCTCGCCGCCGGAGTTCTCATCGCCATTTGCCCCTTGGTACTGCTCGGGCCGTTGCTGCACTTTCAGTTTGTGACCAATCTGTTTTTGGCCGGCTTCACCGCCATGGCCTTCATCGGCCTGAGCCTGGAGCGAACCGTGGTGCGGGAAGTCGCGCGGCGGATTCGCCGCCGCGGCCGCAACCTGCGCGACATCATCATCATTGGCGCCGGCGACGACGCCTGCGACTTGATGGCGAAGTTGGCTCACCATCAGGACCTCGGCTACCATGTCGTTGAGGTGATCGAGACCTCGCCCGCGCTCGCGGGTAACGGCGCCGGCAAGGGCGGAAACGGCGCCACCGGCAGCGGCGCCGGCCAGCCGGTCGATCCAGTTATTGCCCGCGTCGAAGCGCTATTGGCGCGTGGGCCGATCGACGAGATCTTCGTGGCGCTGCCGCTCGACACCTCGCAACCCCTGGTCGCCCGGCTGCTCTCGATCTGTGATGAAGAAGGCATCACCGTGCGGGTGATGGCGCATCTCGCCTCGCTCTATTGGGCGCGGGCGGTGCCCGACGAACTCGAGGGTCAGCCCGTGCTCACGATCTACACGGGGCCGCAAGAGAGCCTGGCGCTGCTGGTGAAGCGCAGCATCGACATCGTCGTGGCCCTGGTGACCCTGCTGGCCTTCGCGCCGATGTTTGCCTTGGTTGCTCTGGCCATCAGGCTGGAATCGGGTGGACCGGTGTTCTTTGCGCAGGAGCGGGTCGGTCTCAACCGCCGCCGCTTCCGGGCTTACAAGTTTCGCACGATGGTGGTGGACGCCGAGAGCATGCAGGCGCAGCTGGAATCGCTCAACGAGGCCGAGGGGCCAGTGTTCAAGATCAAGAACGACCCGCGCATCACCGGTCTCGGCCGTTGGTTGCGGCGGCTGAGCATCGATGAGCTGCCACAGCTGATCAACGTCGTGCGCGGCGAGATGAGCCTGGTCGGCCCCCGGCCGCTGCCCGTGCGCGATGTCAGCCGGATCGACGTGCGCTGGCACAAGCGCCGCTTCAGCGTCAAGCCCGGCATAACCTGTCTATGGCAAGTCAACGGGCGGCGGCCGCAGTTCGACGAGTGGGCGCGGCTGGACATGCAGTACATCGACAACTGGTCCTTGGGCCTCGACTTCAAGATTCTGTTGAAAACCATTCCGGCGGTCTTGTCACGGCAAGGAGCGCATTGA
- a CDS encoding SGNH/GDSL hydrolase family protein, which produces MDAQLTAEAGRGVVRDRSRQATKRWRENVLLLVASLAITAALGEVAARLILPRPLPWRFPQLSYQPDPNAIFALRPNQRAYSADQPVLINARGLRGPLVPYERTAGWSRVLFLGDSITFGYGVADGEVVTQRVAAIMNEADVAVEVINTAVPAYNTEQEVRYLKQEGLRYHPDWVIVGICWNDIADKSTAQVSEDGWLVLPGREQTSSLARLLESEPAYAARNAIKRSRLVYGALQGWRALRAPGATDQQAQLRADILEGRHSPRVADGWERLAGALRQLRELSENNGFRPLLVAFPIPLALARSYPHSSYPATLKRLADREGLPLIDLTDAFRGAYHGHESLFIPYDGDHPNAAGHALAARAIARFLTAPTEQTRSDS; this is translated from the coding sequence GTGGACGCACAACTGACCGCCGAAGCAGGGCGCGGGGTCGTGCGTGACCGGTCGCGGCAAGCCACGAAACGCTGGCGCGAAAACGTCCTGCTGCTCGTGGCCAGCCTGGCAATCACCGCGGCCCTCGGCGAAGTCGCTGCTCGACTGATCTTGCCGCGCCCGTTGCCTTGGAGATTTCCCCAGTTGTCCTATCAACCCGACCCCAATGCCATCTTCGCCCTGCGCCCGAATCAGCGCGCATACAGCGCCGACCAACCCGTGCTCATTAACGCGCGCGGGCTACGGGGACCGCTGGTCCCCTACGAGCGTACCGCCGGATGGTCGCGGGTACTGTTTTTGGGCGACTCCATTACCTTCGGATATGGCGTGGCCGATGGCGAGGTCGTCACGCAACGGGTGGCAGCGATCATGAACGAGGCGGACGTGGCCGTCGAAGTAATCAACACGGCGGTGCCGGCGTACAACACCGAGCAGGAAGTCCGCTACCTCAAACAAGAGGGGCTCCGTTATCACCCCGATTGGGTGATCGTGGGGATTTGTTGGAACGACATTGCCGACAAGTCGACCGCCCAAGTAAGTGAAGATGGCTGGCTCGTGTTACCGGGACGGGAGCAGACATCGTCACTGGCGCGCTTGCTGGAGTCAGAACCGGCGTACGCGGCGCGCAACGCGATCAAGCGCTCGCGCTTAGTGTACGGCGCGCTCCAAGGCTGGCGGGCCTTGCGCGCGCCTGGGGCCACGGACCAACAGGCGCAACTGCGCGCCGACATCTTGGAGGGCCGCCACAGCCCGCGCGTCGCTGACGGCTGGGAGCGATTGGCCGGGGCGTTGCGGCAATTGCGTGAGCTGTCGGAAAATAACGGCTTTCGCCCGCTGTTGGTCGCGTTTCCGATCCCACTGGCGCTCGCGCGCTCCTATCCACACAGCAGCTATCCGGCAACGCTCAAGCGCCTGGCTGATCGCGAGGGGCTGCCGCTGATAGATCTGACCGATGCCTTTCGCGGCGCTTACCATGGCCACGAATCGCTGTTCATCCCCTATGACGGCGATCACCCGAACGCCGCCGGCCATGCCCTGGCGGCACGGGCGATCGCGCGCTTCTTGACAGCGCCAACTGAGCAAACCCGGTCCGACTCCTGA
- a CDS encoding AAA family ATPase encodes MYIHHFGLSGEPFALTPDPAFLFLSAGHAEALAALKIGLTGRRGLVLMTGEVGTGKTTLLYSLLGQLGPEVHSAYVSNTRLAFDDMLRQALADFGSPSESRDRVELLTCLNVFLQRCAKDGAIAALVIDEAQNLDDDTFENIRLLSNFESFTAKLLQIILVGQPELEAKLRRPQLRQVAERVAVHCHVSPLTRQESRRYIAHRLERVGGTLALFTRPALRLVVRRARGIPRRMNILCHNSLLFAYGQGAERVVRARVRAAASDWTARGLAHDRRGQSAAADSTRRRLSLPLAAGASLCIAAGLLALIAGNVRPPRPVERATIAAPQLAMAASSAVAPDPRRHAGEAAPLAAERDGNQAEEQVALARAPVPEIEVSVAAPPQLPPTLNQESSDDSAGWLAPSAEPDAEPDAGVRVIRVTPGTTLAALTKAAYGEVSPELLRRVQAANPQIADPNRILAGDALRFPELRAQRR; translated from the coding sequence ATGTACATCCATCATTTCGGTTTAAGCGGCGAGCCGTTTGCGCTCACCCCTGACCCAGCGTTTCTCTTCCTGAGCGCCGGGCACGCGGAAGCGCTCGCCGCCCTGAAGATAGGTCTGACCGGCCGCCGCGGTCTCGTCCTCATGACCGGCGAGGTCGGTACGGGCAAGACGACGCTGCTGTATTCCCTGCTCGGGCAGCTCGGCCCGGAGGTCCACTCGGCCTACGTTTCCAACACGCGGCTAGCCTTCGACGACATGTTGCGGCAGGCGCTGGCCGATTTCGGCTCACCGTCCGAGAGCCGTGACCGTGTCGAGCTGTTGACCTGCCTCAACGTGTTCTTGCAACGCTGCGCCAAGGATGGCGCGATCGCGGCGCTGGTGATCGACGAGGCCCAGAACCTCGACGACGACACTTTCGAGAACATTCGCCTGCTATCCAACTTCGAGAGCTTCACCGCCAAGCTGCTCCAGATCATTCTGGTCGGGCAACCGGAATTGGAGGCCAAGCTGCGCCGGCCGCAGCTGCGCCAGGTGGCGGAACGGGTCGCGGTCCACTGCCACGTGAGCCCGCTCACCCGCCAAGAGAGCCGGCGCTACATCGCTCACCGTCTGGAGCGGGTCGGCGGCACACTTGCCCTCTTCACCCGCCCGGCGCTGCGCCTGGTAGTGCGCCGAGCGCGTGGTATTCCCCGCCGGATGAACATTCTCTGCCACAATTCCCTGCTGTTTGCGTACGGACAAGGCGCCGAGCGCGTAGTGCGCGCACGGGTACGGGCTGCGGCAAGCGACTGGACTGCGCGCGGGCTGGCGCATGATCGCCGCGGCCAGTCCGCTGCGGCGGATTCCACGCGCCGTCGCTTATCACTGCCGCTGGCCGCAGGCGCCAGCCTCTGCATCGCCGCTGGGCTGCTAGCGCTGATCGCCGGCAACGTCCGCCCACCGCGGCCGGTCGAGCGCGCCACCATCGCCGCGCCGCAGCTTGCGATGGCCGCCTCCTCGGCGGTGGCGCCAGACCCGCGGCGGCATGCCGGCGAAGCCGCACCGCTGGCAGCCGAGCGAGACGGCAACCAGGCCGAGGAGCAAGTCGCGCTGGCGCGCGCGCCCGTACCCGAAATCGAGGTGAGCGTGGCCGCGCCGCCGCAATTGCCACCGACACTCAACCAAGAGAGTTCTGACGACTCCGCCGGCTGGCTGGCTCCGTCTGCTGAACCCGACGCCGAACCCGATGCCGGCGTTCGCGTGATCCGCGTAACGCCAGGCACTACGCTGGCGGCGCTGACCAAAGCGGCTTACGGGGAAGTCAGCCCCGAGCTGTTGCGCCGAGTTCAGGCGGCCAACCCGCAGATTGCGGACCCAAACCGCATCCTGGCGGGCGACGCGCTGCGATTTCCCGAACTCCGCGCCCAGCGGCGGTGA
- a CDS encoding class I SAM-dependent methyltransferase produces the protein MALEARFVRNYYDQRIAAASTYLQRRWLTTPGDCKRYFQTLLALDWALSPARFDTVVEIGCGPGVWTRLIAAHARRVFALDISAGMLAQFANDLTGCGPVERVCADFTSAPLARDTADAIICIRALEYFPDKEAAIGEMARVGRDGASLFIVTKNPDYRRGRNGSEPSSAERARLHSGQIAPVQLTTILRRHGFADLKVRAVTLLRTEMPAVWGLCDVLHSLAWKYPAASTLPGWVRPHVESYVVTGTLQKLPQRA, from the coding sequence ATGGCCTTAGAAGCACGCTTCGTCCGCAATTATTACGACCAGCGCATTGCCGCGGCGTCGACCTATCTCCAGCGGCGCTGGCTGACAACGCCGGGGGACTGCAAGCGCTACTTCCAGACCCTGCTCGCGCTCGACTGGGCTCTCAGTCCGGCGCGGTTCGACACCGTGGTTGAGATCGGCTGCGGCCCCGGAGTCTGGACGCGACTAATCGCCGCTCACGCGCGCCGGGTGTTTGCCCTCGACATTTCCGCCGGCATGCTGGCGCAATTTGCGAATGACTTGACCGGCTGCGGGCCGGTCGAGCGCGTCTGCGCTGACTTCACCTCGGCCCCGTTGGCCCGCGATACCGCCGACGCGATCATCTGCATTCGTGCCCTCGAGTACTTCCCCGACAAGGAGGCCGCCATCGGTGAAATGGCGCGCGTCGGGCGTGACGGCGCCAGCCTCTTCATCGTTACGAAAAACCCTGACTATCGACGCGGGCGCAACGGCAGCGAACCCAGCAGTGCCGAGCGCGCTCGCCTGCACTCTGGCCAGATCGCGCCGGTGCAACTGACCACTATTTTACGCCGGCACGGCTTCGCCGACCTCAAAGTAAGGGCGGTGACTCTGTTGCGAACTGAGATGCCGGCAGTCTGGGGTCTGTGTGACGTGCTCCACTCACTGGCCTGGAAGTACCCGGCCGCGTCCACGCTGCCTGGTTGGGTGCGGCCCCACGTCGAGAGCTACGTGGTGACCGGAACGCTGCAAAAGCTCCCCCAACGCGCTTGA
- a CDS encoding glycosyltransferase family 2 protein has product MTSTPDTAAAVTVVIPCFNEEAALPPLLAGLAAMRAGGPARGWHFIFVDDGSTDGTFSTLLRAACNDSRVEVFRHPENLGLGAALRTGFAHCISPYVCTTGVSSVYPPERLPQLLAALAGGAAIATPAGLGGNGNQSSSGAAATALSRVLARSYNRFLGHDWQTCSCLFRAYRREVLERIRFIADGALAPAEILGRARLAGYQVEEVAMQLGTPAATPQPSRVPFTIAHARLLTRMALTTAVQQLWQLGREWRS; this is encoded by the coding sequence TTGACCTCGACACCCGACACTGCGGCGGCAGTCACGGTCGTCATCCCCTGCTTCAACGAAGAAGCGGCCCTGCCGCCGCTACTGGCAGGTCTGGCCGCAATGCGAGCCGGCGGACCGGCGCGCGGCTGGCATTTCATCTTCGTCGACGACGGCAGTACCGACGGTACCTTCAGCACCTTGTTACGCGCGGCGTGCAATGATTCCCGGGTCGAGGTCTTCCGCCACCCGGAAAACCTCGGTCTGGGCGCGGCGCTGCGCACCGGCTTTGCCCATTGCATATCCCCTTACGTCTGTACCACCGGGGTCAGCTCCGTCTATCCGCCGGAGCGATTGCCCCAGTTGTTGGCGGCGTTGGCGGGCGGCGCTGCCATCGCCACGCCCGCCGGCCTCGGCGGCAATGGCAACCAGAGCTCATCGGGTGCGGCGGCAACTGCGCTTAGCCGAGTGCTCGCGCGTAGTTACAACCGGTTTCTGGGGCACGACTGGCAAACTTGTAGCTGCCTGTTTCGTGCCTATCGCCGCGAGGTCCTAGAGCGGATTCGATTTATCGCCGACGGGGCTTTAGCGCCGGCAGAGATCCTCGGCCGAGCGCGACTCGCCGGCTATCAGGTCGAAGAAGTGGCGATGCAACTCGGCACACCCGCGGCTACACCGCAGCCCTCACGCGTACCGTTCACTATCGCTCACGCCCGTTTGCTCACCCGCATGGCCCTGACGACTGCCGTGCAGCAACTGTGGCAGTTGGGCCGGGAGTGGCGCTCGTGA
- a CDS encoding polysaccharide export protein, which translates to MATRRSTIPFGTPAPWLVLAASLTLAACSASRLPPSPPLPTLQSAAPAAAGTYVLQLGDAVSVKFYNSPELNEDVVVRPDGMISLQLIGDVKAAGLTPAALAADLTGRYVQELSNPRISVIVRQLGTPPIYVAGEVGRQGVLPLTGGMTLYQAIQQAGGFQITAQRKQVILIRRSPEGRANGHSVDVAAVESGEHPEQDIPLQPYDVVFVPTSFIADVDNFVDLYIKRALPVQPGVFLGP; encoded by the coding sequence ATGGCAACGCGCAGATCCACAATCCCGTTCGGCACTCCCGCGCCCTGGTTGGTGCTGGCCGCCTCGCTCACGTTGGCGGCGTGCTCGGCTTCGCGCCTGCCGCCCAGCCCACCGCTACCAACGCTCCAGAGCGCCGCACCAGCGGCGGCCGGCACCTACGTGCTGCAACTCGGCGATGCCGTCAGCGTCAAATTCTACAACAGCCCGGAACTCAATGAAGACGTGGTGGTGCGGCCAGACGGGATGATCTCCCTCCAGCTGATCGGCGACGTGAAAGCCGCCGGGCTGACACCTGCGGCGCTCGCTGCTGACCTGACGGGGCGCTACGTGCAGGAGCTGTCGAACCCCCGTATCAGCGTCATCGTCCGCCAATTGGGCACACCGCCGATCTACGTGGCCGGCGAGGTCGGGCGCCAAGGCGTTCTTCCGCTCACCGGCGGCATGACCCTGTACCAAGCGATTCAGCAAGCGGGCGGATTTCAGATCACCGCCCAACGCAAACAGGTGATTCTGATTCGGCGAAGCCCTGAAGGCCGGGCGAACGGTCACTCAGTCGACGTCGCAGCCGTCGAGAGTGGCGAGCACCCCGAGCAAGACATTCCGCTCCAGCCCTACGATGTCGTCTTCGTCCCCACGTCGTTCATCGCCGATGTCGACAATTTCGTCGATCTGTACATCAAGCGGGCTTTACCAGTTCAGCCCGGGGTTTTTCTGGGACCGTAA
- a CDS encoding polysaccharide deacetylase family protein, with product MATEISALRWALKKTARKALALSTAGCEHAWRWAGKPVTAPVRVLTYHRFGAARRDPFCVRVEDFEQHMAWIAGHCDARSLADVTSIVGGQVQFTRPGVLVTIDDGLRSLYTEALPILQRYRVPAVAFVPAGEIGTASDEARLSWNELRDLHQAGITIGSHGWVHRSLGRLSAAAVRDDMERSRSAIEQRLGIRVSAFAYPFGTRADYNAVTEAVLRDSGYTCAFTSQHGAVRAGMNPFSLPRIKVEGGEDLWMFRLLCRGALDGWQWVDHTLWRLQASERP from the coding sequence ATGGCGACCGAGATCTCCGCTCTGCGTTGGGCGCTCAAGAAGACGGCGCGCAAGGCACTGGCACTCTCTACTGCCGGTTGCGAGCATGCTTGGCGGTGGGCCGGCAAACCGGTCACGGCTCCGGTTCGCGTACTGACCTACCATCGGTTCGGGGCCGCGCGCCGCGACCCATTCTGTGTTCGGGTTGAGGACTTCGAGCAACACATGGCCTGGATTGCCGGTCACTGTGACGCCCGCTCGCTCGCCGACGTAACCAGTATCGTGGGCGGGCAAGTACAATTCACTCGGCCCGGGGTACTCGTCACTATCGACGATGGGCTACGAAGCCTCTACACTGAGGCATTGCCGATCTTGCAGCGTTACCGCGTCCCCGCAGTTGCATTCGTACCCGCCGGCGAAATCGGCACCGCCAGCGACGAGGCGCGCCTGAGTTGGAACGAACTGCGTGACCTGCACCAGGCCGGAATCACCATCGGTTCTCATGGCTGGGTACACCGCTCGCTGGGCCGGTTGTCCGCCGCCGCGGTCCGCGACGACATGGAGCGTTCGCGCAGCGCCATCGAGCAGCGCCTGGGAATCCGGGTCAGCGCCTTTGCCTATCCTTTCGGGACGCGGGCCGATTACAACGCTGTGACCGAGGCAGTGCTCCGCGACAGCGGCTACACCTGCGCCTTCACCTCACAACACGGCGCCGTCCGCGCGGGGATGAACCCATTCAGCCTGCCGCGCATCAAGGTCGAGGGCGGTGAAGACTTGTGGATGTTTCGCTTACTCTGCCGCGGGGCACTCGACGGGTGGCAGTGGGTCGATCACACACTGTGGCGTTTGCAGGCCAGTGAGAGGCCATGA
- a CDS encoding sigma-54-dependent Fis family transcriptional regulator has translation MEDATLVVCSDPTERAAYSGWLRADGYRVAEVSCTGDALTQHRRGTFPLTVAELAARELDGIELMRAIRATKPEAEFLMLGSGESVGSAVAAMKAGAADLLLKPIRRTDFMESVHKIWTPRLRPESRQLENELRSRFDFSEIVARSPQMLHVLAIAARVAPRDTTVLLTGESGTGKELMARAIHRNSARASRGMTSINCAAIPEALLESELFGYRKGAFTGADCDKPGLLATADGGTLFLDEIAELPLTTQAKLLRFIQEGTFFPVGSPLPSTADVRIISATNAPLAQRVEAETFRRDLYYRLSVFPLHVPPLRERPEDIVPLAQHFLARLERQSINRVPGLSREVVHYLTARSWHGNVRELESAIERAVILSDGSLLTSADFRQLDMQPGSTAAVRRLIELPETGIDLPELNRSLVVEALARTNQNVSAAARLLSLSRPALRYRMKKYGFSVR, from the coding sequence ATGGAAGACGCCACACTCGTAGTCTGCAGTGATCCGACAGAGCGCGCCGCCTACTCAGGCTGGCTGCGCGCCGACGGCTACCGCGTGGCAGAGGTGTCTTGCACGGGAGACGCACTCACCCAGCATCGCCGGGGTACGTTCCCTCTGACGGTTGCGGAATTGGCCGCACGTGAGCTCGACGGCATCGAGCTGATGCGGGCAATCCGCGCCACCAAACCCGAGGCCGAGTTTCTCATGCTCGGGAGCGGGGAATCGGTGGGATCAGCGGTGGCGGCCATGAAGGCGGGCGCGGCCGATCTGTTGCTCAAGCCGATCAGGCGCACTGACTTCATGGAGTCGGTGCACAAGATTTGGACACCTCGATTACGGCCTGAAAGCCGGCAGCTTGAAAACGAGCTGCGCTCACGTTTCGATTTTTCGGAAATCGTGGCGCGATCGCCACAAATGCTCCACGTCCTGGCCATTGCCGCCCGGGTGGCGCCGCGCGACACAACGGTACTGCTCACCGGCGAGAGCGGGACCGGCAAGGAGCTGATGGCGCGGGCAATCCACCGCAACAGCGCGCGCGCAAGCCGTGGCATGACCTCGATAAACTGTGCGGCGATTCCCGAAGCCTTGCTCGAAAGCGAACTGTTCGGCTACCGGAAGGGAGCCTTTACCGGTGCCGACTGCGATAAGCCGGGCCTGCTGGCAACTGCCGATGGCGGCACGTTGTTCCTGGACGAGATTGCCGAACTTCCGTTAACAACACAGGCCAAGCTACTCAGATTCATCCAGGAGGGAACTTTTTTTCCTGTGGGTAGCCCGTTGCCCAGCACTGCCGACGTGCGCATCATTTCTGCCACCAACGCCCCATTGGCTCAGCGGGTCGAGGCGGAGACTTTCCGGCGCGACCTATACTACCGCCTGTCGGTCTTTCCCCTACACGTCCCTCCGCTGCGTGAGCGCCCCGAGGACATCGTGCCACTGGCCCAGCATTTCCTGGCTCGGCTCGAGCGGCAGAGCATCAACCGGGTGCCTGGTCTTTCACGTGAGGTGGTTCATTACCTGACGGCTCGCAGCTGGCACGGCAACGTGCGCGAATTGGAAAGTGCCATCGAGCGCGCGGTGATCCTCAGCGACGGCAGCCTGCTGACTTCGGCAGATTTTCGTCAGCTCGATATGCAGCCCGGCTCCACCGCCGCCGTGCGCCGCTTGATAGAGCTACCGGAAACCGGCATCGACCTGCCCGAACTCAACCGGAGCCTGGTCGTCGAGGCGTTGGCTCGCACCAATCAGAACGTCTCCGCGGCAGCGCGCCTGTTGTCGCTTAGCCGTCCCGCCCTGCGTTATCGAATGAAGAAGTACGGATTTTCAGTCCGCTGA
- a CDS encoding WecB/TagA/CpsF family glycosyltransferase, whose product MSMPVRAAAALSAYTAGRLPVIPILGVQVTDATKREAITLFEHWIATRPARTRAVFIVNAHTLNLACDDPAYRAVLNAADVVFADGTGVRLAARLKGVQLRDNLVGTDLLPAFFRAKLECHYRYFVLGGAPGTAERAAAHLRREFPGITIAGHHHGYFGQREAPEVVRRINASAPDLLLVGMGNPIQEQWIQRHRAALRVPISVGVGGLFDHWAGRLQRAPRWVRDLGMEWAQILMQQPHKWRRYVLGNPKFVARALLDARRDGAPPLIAPPPKTDPARQDQPMPRRPGGATAAEQWTHN is encoded by the coding sequence GTGAGTATGCCGGTCAGAGCTGCCGCGGCGCTTTCAGCCTATACCGCTGGCAGGTTACCGGTGATACCGATCCTCGGGGTGCAGGTCACCGACGCCACCAAGCGCGAGGCCATCACCTTGTTCGAGCATTGGATTGCGACGCGCCCGGCCCGTACCCGCGCCGTTTTCATCGTCAACGCCCACACCCTCAACTTGGCGTGCGACGATCCGGCGTACCGCGCCGTGCTCAACGCCGCTGATGTCGTCTTCGCCGACGGCACCGGGGTACGTTTGGCGGCAAGGCTCAAAGGCGTACAGTTGCGCGACAATCTGGTCGGGACCGATCTGCTCCCGGCTTTCTTCAGGGCCAAGCTCGAGTGCCACTATCGTTATTTCGTGCTCGGCGGCGCGCCGGGAACGGCCGAGCGGGCGGCGGCGCATCTGCGGCGTGAGTTTCCGGGCATCACCATCGCCGGTCACCACCATGGCTACTTCGGCCAACGCGAGGCGCCGGAGGTGGTACGTCGCATCAACGCCAGCGCGCCCGACCTGCTGCTGGTTGGGATGGGCAATCCGATTCAGGAACAGTGGATTCAGCGGCATCGCGCCGCCCTGCGGGTGCCCATCAGCGTCGGCGTCGGCGGTCTATTCGACCATTGGGCCGGCCGCTTGCAGCGTGCTCCCCGCTGGGTACGCGATCTCGGCATGGAGTGGGCACAGATCCTGATGCAGCAGCCGCACAAGTGGCGGCGCTACGTGCTGGGCAACCCCAAGTTCGTCGCCCGCGCGCTGCTTGATGCCAGACGGGACGGCGCACCGCCCCTAATTGCGCCGCCACCGAAGACAGACCCAGCCCGCCAGGACCAGCCGATGCCGCGGCGGCCTGGCGGCGCAACGGCGGCGGAGCAGTGGACGCACAACTGA